Proteins encoded in a region of the Podospora pseudopauciseta strain CBS 411.78 chromosome 6, whole genome shotgun sequence genome:
- a CDS encoding hypothetical protein (COG:D; EggNog:ENOG503P318), protein MVTMADESSSLPIDQSHILLTSFNTFLTVAIHNILFYRRLYPPETFLSARAYNLPVHQNRHPKVCTWITDAVSSVAAQLSSGKVYLIAVVIHSPLNPFSLSFPPSPSPIPPGSVLERYTFDTSHFPTWTTPSMATHARILQKDFRSEVTREPLLNHPSLNLTNLNEQFRACLLKMAQAMEQLSPIPEGCTFTLAVELKDDAAAPIGHHQDWIPSEPTDPPPKPQDRKGKGGGVTSVASRAETGVAVKTTPVRVVEAGPLWFECWVEESRAKVGLMEFTAAQERV, encoded by the exons ATGGTCACCATGGCCGAcgaatcctcctccctccccataGACCAAtcccacatcctcctcacatCATTcaacaccttcctcaccgtcGCCATCCACAACATCCTCTTCTACCGCCGTCTCTACCCCCCCGAaaccttcctctccgcccGCGCCTACAACCTCCCCGTTCACCAAAACCGTCACCCGAAAGTATGCACCTGGATCACCGACGCCGTCTCCTCCGTCGCCGCCCAGCTATCATCAGGCAAAGTCTACCTCATAGCAGTAGTAATCCACTCCCCTCTCAAccctttctccctctccttccccccctccccatcccccatccctcccgGCTCAGTCCTAGAACGCTACACATTCGACACCTCCCACTTCCCAACCTGgacaaccccctccatgGCCACCCACGCCCGGATCCTGCAAAAGGACTTCCGCTCCGAAGTCACCCGTGAGCCGTTGCttaaccacccctcccttaacctcaccaacctcaacgaGCAATTCCGGGCTTGCCTCCTCAAGATGGCGCAGGCGATGGAGCAGTTGAGTCCGATACCAGAGGGGTGCACGTTCACGCTAGCTGTAGAGCTGAAAGATGACGCTGCTGCTCCCATCGGT CACCATCAAGATTGGATCCCCTCAGAACCAACTGAtcctccaccaaagccaCAAGACAGAAAAGGCAAGGGGGGTGGCGTCACCTCAGTGGCATCCAGGGCAGAAACCGGGGTAGCAGTCAAAACTACACCAGtcagggtggtggaggctggACCGCTGTGGTTTGAGTGCTGGGTTGAGGAGTCGAGGGCAAAGGTTGGGTTGATGGAATTTACGGCTGCGCAAGAGAGAGTCTGA